TACATCCACCCCGGCGGCCAGGTCGGCGTGCTGCTCGAGGTCAACTGCGAGACCGACTTCGTCGCCCGCACCGACGAGTTCAAGCACTTCGTCCACGACGTGGCGATGCACATCGCCGCCGCCGCGCCCGTGGCGCTGGACCGCACGTCGGTCGACGCGGCCGTGGTGGAGAAGGAAGCCGAGATCTACAAGGCGCAGATGCAGGAAGAGGGCAAGCCGGACAATATCATTGACAAGATCGTCAAGGGTAAGATAGACAAGTTCTACGGCGAGGTCTGCCTGCTCGAACAGAAGTTCGTCAAGGACCCCGACGTGACGATCGAGGACCTGCTGAAGTCGAAGATCGGCTCCCTCGGCGAGAACATGGCGATCCGGCGGTTCGTCCGCTACCAGATCGGCGGCTGAGCCGCTCCCCGGCCAGGGTGACGGGCCCGGGCCATGGGCCCGGGCCTTTTCCGTACCCGCGGGAGCCGACGCCGTGCCGGCGAAAGGATGTGGCGTGTCCCACCCCCGCTTCTCGAGGATCCTGCTGAAGCTCAGCGGCGAGAGTCTCGCCGACGGCGCCGGCCCCTTCGGCCACGAGCGGCTGACGGGCCTGGCGCAGGCCATCTCGCGCGCGGTGTCCGAGGGCGTCGAGATCGGCATCGTGGTCGGCGGCGGCAACCTGTTCCGCGCCCGCACCGCGAACCTGGACGTGCTGGGCCGC
The DNA window shown above is from bacterium and carries:
- the tsf gene encoding translation elongation factor Ts, encoding MEITAKMVADLRQQTNAGMMDCKKALTECNGNMDEAADYLRKKGIAKAAKKEGRATANGLVESYIHPGGQVGVLLEVNCETDFVARTDEFKHFVHDVAMHIAAAAPVALDRTSVDAAVVEKEAEIYKAQMQEEGKPDNIIDKIVKGKIDKFYGEVCLLEQKFVKDPDVTIEDLLKSKIGSLGENMAIRRFVRYQIGG